Part of the Candidatus Omnitrophota bacterium genome is shown below.
TAAAACCACCATACCTTTTCATCTTAAGCTAATGGACAATCCGTTATTTAAAAAGAGCGATATCTCCACGCATTTTGTGCAGGATCTTCTGGCAAATGAAGGGAAGGCAGAGTAAATGGACCGCGATGAATCAAGGAACGAATTAGGGCTGGTCAAGATTCATAAGAATGTGATTTCATCCATATCTTCCATTGCGGCCATGGAGATTGAAGGGGTTAAATCCGTCAGCAAGGATTTAAAAAGCGGGCTGCTTGAATTTTTCGGTCAGAAATATTTTTCGGCAATAAAAGTGGATATTTCTAAAAACGAAGAAGTAAAGGTGGAAATACCTTTGGTTATCAAATACGGTTATAATATTCCGGATGTCGCCAGCCGCGTCCAGGAGAATGTACACCAGGCGTTAGAAAAAATGAGTAATCTTTCCATAAAAGATATCAATATAAATGTACGGGGAATAGAAAGGGGCTAACTATGAGATTTTTTTCCGTATTAGGGATTGTATTTTACGCGGTAATTATTATCGGAATTGGCCTGGCGATGATTGTATTTTCATTAAACCTGTTATTGCCCCAGGATATCAATAATTTGCTTATTTTTGCCCAAAGCAGCCAAAATTCCCGGATAATTATCGGGTTCTCCGGAGCGCTTTTAATCCTGATTAGTTTTTCCTTTGCCCAGATTATCTTAGGTAAATTTCAGCGGGAAAGGACAATTGCTTTTGCAACATCCAGCGGCCAGGTTACTATTTCCCTCTCAGCTGTCGAAGACTTGATCCGCAGGTTGTCCGGGATAATCCCGGAGGTAAAGGAATTAAGGCCAAATGTCGTGGCTAATAAAAAAGGAATTATTGTCGATATGCGGGTGGTCTTGCGTTCTGAAGCCAATATCCCTGAGCTTACCAGCCGCCTGCAGGATATCACCAAATCTAAAATTCAGGAGGTTTTGGGGGTTGAAGAACAGATTATTATCAGGATCCATGTAGCCAAGATCGTTCACGATGAAAAAGATAACCGCAAGAAAAAAGACTTTGAGAAAGATGACTATTCAACAATACCGTTTAGCGGTTACGGACGGGTTTAGAGGAGGAAAATAAAGAAATGGCAAGAATTGGCATTTTAACAGGCGGGGGTGATTGTCCAGGATTAAATCCGGTAATTCGGGCAGTTGTGCGTAAAGGGCTGCTTGAAGGATATGAAATCGTAGGTATTAAAAATGGTTGGAAGGGTTTAGTTGAAAACGATACCCTGCGCTTAGATATTAATGCTGTCTCCGGGATATTGCCCAAAGGCGGGACTATTTTAGGGACCAGCCGCACTAATCCATATAAAAAAGAAGGCGACTTGCAAAAGGTTAAGGATAATTTCAAGAAAATGGGATTGGATGCTTTGGTTGCCGTAGGCGGTGAAGACACTCTTGGTGTTGCTTCCAAGCTGGTTAAAGACGGCCTGCCTAATATCGTGGGAGTTCCTAAGACTATTGACAATGACCTCTCCGCTACTGATTATACTTTTGGTTTTGATACTGCTTTAAACGTGGCAATGGAATGCATTGACCGTTTGCATACTACGGCTGAAAGCCATCATCGGATCATGGTTGCCGAAGTCATGGGCAGGCACGCGGGCTGGATTGCCCTTGAGGCAGGTATTGCCGGAGGAGCGGATGTGATCCTAATCCCTGAAATCCCTATTGATCTAGATGAAGTTTGTAACGTGATCGAGAAAAGGCATGCCCGGGGAAAAACTTTTAGTATCGTCGTGGTTTCCGAGGGCGCTCAATTTAAGGACGGGTCTATGGTTACTCAGGAAAAAAAGCTGGATGCCTTTGGGCATGTAAGGCTCGGCGGTATCGGCGAAGAATTAGCCGCGCAGATTGAGAAAAAAACCGGCTATGAAACCAGGGTCAGCGTCTTAGGCCATATACAAAGAGGTGGCTCACCAACTGCCTTTGACCGTGTATTGGGCACGCGCTTAGGGGTGAAAGCAGTGGAGTTGATTAAAAATAAGAAATTCGGGAAAATGGTAGCCTTGGCCGGTATCAAGATTATTGATGTGCCTTTAGAAGAAGCAGTGAAGGCTTTAAAAACCGTGGATATGGAACTTTATGATATCGCGAAAGTTTTTTTTGGATAAGGTGTAGGCATCCCGCGCTCAATGGTATTGCGCGGGTGTCCTCCACGTGGAGGAAAAAATGCGCGAAAGAATAAAAGATATACTTTTAGAAAGTATTCAGGTTAAAGAAGAAATCTTACGCAACCAGGTTGATTCTATTCTCCAGATTGCCGTGCTGATGATTGATTGCTTAAAAAAAGACGGTAAGGTTATTGTCTTTGGCAATGGCGGTTCAGCCAGCGACAGCCAGCATATTGCCGCCGAGCTTGTCGGCCGTTTCAAAAAAGACCGTTCAGCCTTAGCCGGTATCGCCCTAACCACCAATACATCGATACTTACTTCTTTGGCCAATGATTATGGTTATGATGTAGTTTTTTCCCGCCAGGTTGAAGCCTTGGGCAAGAAAAATGACGTGGTTTTAGGGATATCTACCAGCGGAAAAGCAAAAAGCGTAGCTTTAGGGATTAAACAAGCTAAAAAGATGGGGATTAAAACCGTAGCTTTAAGCGGCGGAGACGGAGGGGATATCGTAAAGTTAGCCGACGTATCTTTAGTAGTCCCTTCTAAAGTAACCGCCAGAATCCAAGAAGCACACATTACTATTGCCCACATAATATGCGAAATGATCGAGCAAGAACTTTGCCAGGAACAAAAATAATTCCACTTTCCAGTCTTATACGTAAAGTCAAGGCTCTTAAACAAAAAGGGAAACGGATAGTCTTTACTAACGGCTGCTTTGACATTTTACATTTCGGCCATGTCAAATACCTTCAGGATGCCAAAGCTAAAGGTGATTATTTGGTGGTGGCGGTCAATAGCGATTCATCAATTAAAAAAATTAAGGCCAAAAACCGGCCGGTAATCGGACAAAACGACCGTTTAAAAACAATCGCCGCGTTGGCAAGCGTGGATTTTGTGGTTTTATTTAATGAAGATAATCCACTTAAGTTAATCAAGGCACTTTCGCCGGATATCCTGATTAAGGGCGCGGATTGGAGCAAAGAAAAAATAGTCGGGGCGGATTTTGTAGAAAGTTACGGCGGAAAGGCCGCGACCGTTAATTTAGTTAAGGGCCGCTCAACCAGTGCAATCATTGAAAAAATCGTTAGGGATTTCGCAAAAAAATAATCCTTGTCCACCTATGGCGGCCAAGGATTTCACTAAATCAAAGCATAAGGTGCTCAATATTTACCGCATAATTGATGCCAATCTTAACCGGGTTAAGGAAGGCTTGCGCGTTTGCGAAGAGATAACCCGGTTTATCCTGGATGACCAAAAATTGTCGGCGCTATTTAAAAAAGTCAGGCATCAGATCGATACTTTAGCCAGGAAAATTTACCCCGCTTCATTGTTACTTAGAGAGCGCCGCAGTAACGGCGATGTAGGGAGATTTAATTCTTATGGAGAATTCAAACGCAATAACTGTAAAGATATTTTCTGGGCGAATATCCAGAGGATCAAGGAATCTTTACGGGTACTTGAAGAATTCAGTAAATTAGTGGATGTAAAAACCTCAGCAAGTTTTAAACAGCTCCGGTATAAAGTTTATGAAATTGAAAAAAAGTCTTTTAAAAACATCGCGGCTTTACCTGATTCTAGATAGGTCAACTATTGGGAATTGTTCTTTAAAGAATATCTGTTCTATTGTTTCTAGCCGCTATGTCGATGTTGTTCAGTTACGGGATAAAAAGTCTGCTAAATCAGATGTATTAGATTTAGCAATCAAGCTTTCAAAGTGGTTAAAAAACCGGCCGCAAAGCCGTGGTTTGGCTACAGATAGCCAAAGCCAGCTCTTTATAGTTAATGATTATGTTGATGTGGCTGTAGCCAGCGGCGCAGATGGCCTGCATTTAGGCCAAAACGATTTATCCTTAAAGCAGGCCAGAAAGATTTTAGGAAAAGATAGGATTATCGGGATTTCTTGCCACAATTTGTCCCAGGCATTGCGAGCCCAAAATGAAGGAGCAGATTACCTTGGCATTGGACCGATATTTGCCACTGCCACCAAGCCCGAATATAAGCCTATAGGCTTAGAAGTCCTAGGTAAGCTAAAAGATAAAATAAAAATTCCTTATTTTGCTATCGGGGATATTCACGCGGGCAATATTAAGGAAATCACCGCTTCCGGTGCCAGGCGGGTTGCGGTTTGCCGGGCAATTTTAAAAGCGGATAATCCTAAAGAAGCAGTAAGACAATTGTATAAAATTTTAAAATAAATGACACAGTTAGAATTCGCCAAAAAAAATATCGTTACACCGCTTATGCGCAGAGTCGCCTCTCTTGAAGGATTGCATCCTTCTTTGCTTACGCGCCTTATGCGTGAAGGTAAAGCGGTTATACCCTTAAATATAAATCATAAAATAAAAAAACCCTGCGCCATAGGCAGCAGCCTGTCGACCAAGGTCAATGCCAATATCGGCACTTCAACGGATGAATCCCGGATTAGCGATGAAATAGAAAAACTTAAAGTTGCCATAAATCACGGAGCCGACGCCTTAATGGACCTAAGCGTAGGAGGAGATCTTGACAAATTAAGGCGCCAGGTCCTGAAACATTCCAGCGTTCCTGTGGGCACTGTCCCGGTTTATGAGGTGGCTGTCCGGGCCCAGGAAAAAAAAGGAAATTTCCTAAAATTTGGCGCCGATGATGTCTTAGCTGTATTGGACAGGCAGGCAAAGCAAGGGGTGGATTTTTTTACCGTGCATAGCGGAGTAACAACCAATACCCTTAAAGTTTTAGAAAAAAATAAAAGGCTGATGGGGGTTGTTTCACGCGGCGGGGCAATTATTGCCAGTTGGATTAAATATCATAAGGAAGAAAATCCTTTTTACGCGCATTTTGACCGGATTTTAGATATTGCCTATAAATATGACGTTACTTTAAGCTTAGGAGACGGGTTAAGGCCGGGTTCAATTTTAGACGCAACGGACAAAGCCCAGATTGCTGAATTAAAAATACTCGGCAGCTTAGCCAAGCGTGCCTGGAATAGGGGTATTCAAGTCATGATCGAAGGCCCGGGCCATGTACCTATGGATCAGATAGAAAAAAACATTGCTTTAGAGAAGAAATTTTGTCACGGTGCTCCTTTTTATGTATTGGGGCCTTTGGTTACGGATATTGCCCCGGGTTATGATCATATTACCTCGGCCATCGGCGGGGCAATGGCGGCAAGCTTTGGAGCAGACTTCCTTTGTTACGTGACCCCTGCGGAACATCTACGTCATCCAACAGCCAGTGATGTGGCTGAAGGGGTAATTGCCAGCCGCATCGCCGCTCACGCCGGAGATTTAGTGAAGCGCAGAAAGATTGCCCTAAAATGGGATAGAAATATTTCTATTGCCAGGAAGGCACGGGATTGGAAGAAACAAATTCGCTTGGCTATTAATCCTCACAAAGCAAAGGAATATCGATTAAGCAGCAAACCCAAGCTTTCTAAGGTCTGCACGATGTGCGGAAAGTACTGTTCTATCAAATTAATGGATGATTGCACGCGGGTGTAATTCAGTGGTAGAATGGCAGCTTCCCAAGCTGCATATGGCGGTCCGATTCCGCTCACCCGCTTATAGATTAATATGAAAAATATTATTTTGATATTTTTAGTTTTACTGATTGCCGGCTGCGCGTCTGTTCCTCCATATACAGGGCCGGCTTTACCGCCTTTAGCTCAAGGAGTTAGCGGAATTGCCCACCGCGTAGAAGCAGGCCAAACACTCTGGAAGATATCCAAACTTTATGATGTAGATATGGATGATATCCTGCGTATAAATCATCTCTCAGAGGATGCGGCTATCGAGACAGGCCAGGTACTTTTAATCCCTAACCGCAGCAGGCCGCAAAATTTTGCGGTTAGATCCAGCGGTGATGATTTTATCTGGCCGCTTAAAGGCAGGGTGATTGCGGGTTTTGGTTCAAATTACCGTAACTTAATCAATAAAGGCATTAATATCCAGGCTTCCATGGGAGAGGACATTCTGGCTACCCGAAGCGGCCGCGTAGTTTTTTATGCCGATCATTTCGGAAATTTCGGAAAAACTATAATTATCGACCATGGAGACGGTTTACGTTCTATTTACTCCAGGGTCCTGCAGGTACTGGTGCGCCCGGGAGACAATGTGCAGAAGGGTGCCCTGATTGGGCGTATCGGAACAAGCGCAAGAGACAGAAATATCTATTTACATTTTGAGATCCGCAAAAGGGCGCTGGCGCAAAATCCGCTGTTCTATTTACCATGATCAAAGAGAAATTTTTTGACCGGAAAAATTATATTCAGATACTGGAAAAACGCATCAGCAGCCTGAAGGAAGGTTACCGGCAGAATATCGCCATTATCGGCGAAGAAAACGTCGGCAAAACCAGTATCGTTTCCAAATTTTTAGCCAACTATTATGACCCTCGGATTATTACGGTATTTTTGGAGGTGCGCCCTGAATCACTGGATGGGTTTGTCAAAAGATTTATCGGGGCGCTGCTTTATAATTTCCTCTTAAATAGCGGGTTAACTTTAGAAGAAGACCTGGATTATCTGATTAATAAATCTTCCAAATATATCCCCGGTACAACTCAAAAGATAAATTCCATACTTAATGATCTTTTAAAAAGAAGAAAAACAAATATTATCACCGAGCTTTTTAGTCTGCCTGAATCCATCAATCAGGAGACGGGAAAGTTTACGGTACTTTTTTTGGACGAATTCCATAATTTGGAAAGTACCGGCGTTAAGAATTTATACCGGCAATGGAGTAAACTGCTTATCGTGCAGAAAAATACGCTGTATTGTCTTACCAGCTCAATGATGTTTAAAACCCGGGTTATCCTTTCCAAACAGCTGTCTTTACTGTTTGGCAATTTCGAGATCGTTACCGTTGAGCCTTTTGATATCCACACCAGCCACCGTTATCTTGATCAGCATCTGCCTGCTTTAAAGGCAAACCCGGGATTAAAAGATTTTATCATTAACTTTACCGGTGGTTACCCTCTTTACCTTGAGTTGATCGCCGATGCTTTGTCTAAGGCGGATACCAGCGTTGGTTTGCCGGACATCTTAGAGGACCTGTTATTCAATTCTTCGGGAATTCTTAATCAGAGATTCTCTAATTATATTAAGCGTTTCCTGGATGTCCCGGCCTGCAATGATTATATTTCCATACTCTATTTAATCGCTAGCGGCCGCAACCGCATTAAAGATATCGCCCATATTTTACATAAACAAAAAAAGGAACTCACCGCAAGGATTAATTACTTGCTGGAGCTGGATGCGATTACCCGCAGCGCGGATTTTCTCAAGGTCAGCGACCGGTTATTCGCCTACTGGATGCGTTTTGTTTACCAGGAAAAAATGCGTTCCTTATCATTCGACGCTAAAAATCAGAAGGAAAAATTCCGCGATAATATCCAGGAACTTATCCAGGAATTTTCCAGCCAATCCGTCAAGCCGCTGGCTAACCGCGTTAGCGAGCTGCTACAGCTTTTTGAAGATGACCTTATGCAGATCGAACGTAAAAAGGTCCGGCTTAATCATTTCCGCGAAGTAAAACCACTGGTATTTAATCATCGTTTTTTAAAAGAAGGCCTGCTGGGCCGTTCCAGCGACTCCCTTTGGATTATGGCGATTAAATCCGACGCCCTTACCGAGCAGGATATTACTGAATTTGCCAAAGAATGCAAAAGATACCATCATAAATCGCAGCGAAAGATTATGGTTACTTTAAAAGAAGTTGATCCAAACGCGCGCTTAAGAGCGCTGGAAGAAAAAATCTGGACCTGGGATTTAAACAACCTGAATCAGATCTTGGATTTATTTTCTAAACCCCGGGTAATCGCATGAAAATAGGCGTAATCGCAGACACGCATATTCCGGATAAATGCGAGCATATTCCCGAAACAATCTTGAATGCCTTTAAGCATGTAGATATGGTTGTGCATGCCGGAGATATGGTAGATCTGGGCGCAATTGATGAATTAAAGGTAATCTGCCCAAAAATAGTTGCCGTAGCAGGAAATATGGATTCTCAAGCGGTGACGAAAAAGTTCCCGGTAAAACAAATTTTTGAAATTTCAGGCCGTAAGGTTGGCATTATGCACGGCTACGGAGCGCCGTCGAATCTTATAAAAATCCTCAAGAATGCTTTTAAAAATGAGCACCCCGATGTAATTATTTTCGGGCATTCGCATAAATCCATGAATGAGGTTATTGATGGAATATTGTTTTTTAATCCGGGAAGCGCAACTGATCATTCCCTGGGATACGCTTCGTATGGTATAATCGAAATAAAAGATAAGCTGCAAGGCCATGGTTTGGCTATTGACGCTAAAATAATTAAAATTTAGATATGGATAGGCTTTGGGCGCCATGGAGGATTAATTACGTAGGTAAAAAGAAAGAACAGAAGGGCTGTATTTTTTGCCAGGCAAAAAAGAGCGCCCTTAATGATTACGTGATTTTTAAGACGGCAAAATCCATTTGTTTGCTCAACAGGTATCCGTACAATAACGGCCATATAATGATTTGTCCGCTAAGGCATGTTCCGGACATATCCAGGCTTAAGGAGGATGAACTCCTTGATATTTTTAAATCTTTGGAGAAGGCAAAAGCATTGTTGCAAAAAGTTTTAAAACCCCGGGGTTATAATATCGGCCTTAACTTAGGCAGAGCTGCCGGAGCCGGAATCACCGGGCACCTGCATTTACATATTGTGCCTCGCTGGTTTGGGGATACCAATTTCATGCCCGCAGTTTCCGGCAACAGGGTGATTTCCCAATCCCTGGATGAGTTGGCTAAACGTTTAAAGAAGCATGCATAAAATTAACGAATACGAAGAAAAATTTCTTGCTCCTTACGCCAGCAAGAGCTTTAATTCACGGGGCCGGGTGCATAAAGAAGAGGAGCATCCTTACCGCTCATGCTATCAGCGCGACCGGGACCGGATTATCCACTCCGCGGCGTTTAGAAGATTGGAATATAAAACCCAGGTCTTTGTCAATCATGAAGGCGACTATTACCGGACCCGCCTGACCCACAGCATCGAGGTCTCCCAGATTGCCCGCACGATTGCCTACGCCTTAGGTTTGAATATGGACCTGACCGAAGCCATTGCTTTGGCGCATGATTTAGGGCACACTCCTTTTGGCCACTCCGGGGAAGAAATACTCAATGAATTAATGGCTAAATCCGGAGGTTTCAACCATAATCTCCAGGGCTTAAGAGTAGTGGATTACCTGGAGGAGCGTTATCCGGAATTCCCGGGATTAAATTTAAGCTGGGAGGTAAGGGAAGGAATAGTAAAACATTCATCCGTTTTTGATATTGCGGTAAAGATTAAAGAGTTTTTACCCCGCTTGATGCCTTCACTGGAAACCCAGGTGGTTGATATAGCCGATGAGATAGCCTACGATAACCATGATCTTGATGACGGCCTGACTTCAGGGCTGATAAAAGAAAGCGACCTTGAGGGTCTTGGGATCTGGAAAAAAATAAATCGCAAAATCGACCAGAAATATGCTAAAATTAATTCCAATTACCGTAAGTACCTGATTATCCGCGGCCTAATTGATTTACAGGTTACCGATCTTATCCAGCACACGCAATCAGAGCTTACCCGGCTTAAGATTAAAAAATACACCGATCCGTATAAGGTGGGTTTTAAAATAGTAAATTTCAGCAAAGAGGTCAAAGAGCTAAGAAAACCGCTTCGGCAGTTTCTCATGCAAAAGCTTTATCACCATTACCGGGTAATGCGCATGAGCATAAAAGCCAAACGTTTTATCCGGGAGTTGTTCAATGAATACATTAAACGCCCGCAGCAGATGCCCGCTGAAATACAGCTTAAGATCCCTAAAGAGGGGGTAAAACGGGTAGTTTGTGATTATATCGCCGGAATGACTGACCGGTACGCCTTGGATGAATATAAAAAACTATTCAACCCCTACGAAAAAGTATAGGTTTTTAATCTCGGCGGTGCACAGTATTTACCGCCTGCTCAATTCTACTTATACTGTTAATGATTTGATCTGCCGCATGGGCCGCTTGTTTTGCCAATTTTTTAACGCCCAATATTGCCAGGTTATCCTATTAGATTCTAATAAGAAATATTCTATTGTTAAATGCACAATTGTCGATAATAAGAAATGCGATGTCCTTAAAAAGACCAGGGTCAGCGGCAGGGTCGAAGAAAAAATCCTTAAGCGCGCATCCGTAGTCAGGGAGAGCAACCTTTTGGGTATCCCGCTTATCTGCGAAGACCTGATCGGGCTGATTATTATAAAACGCTCCAAAACCAGCCAGCCGTTTGACATATTCGATCAAGAGATGCTGATGACCATGGCCGAACAGGCGGTTGTCGGGATCAAGAATCTGCAGCTTTATGAAGAGCAGCAAAGAATAGTTTTTGGCAGTATCAAATCGTTAGTTACGCTTTTGGATACCCGGGTTTCCAGGGAATACACGCATTCGCCGCATTTTAGCAAGTTGGTTTGTTCCCTGGGCTGCGAAATTCATTTGAATGAAAAACAGTTGGAAAGCCTTAAATATGCCAGCCTTTTGCACGATGCCGGAAAAGCGGGCATACCAGCTGAAATTTTAACCAAGACCACCAAACTTACAGCTGAAGAATATGATATTATTAAAAAACATCCGGTTAAGGGAGCGCAGATTTTAAGGCCTTTACAGGTTTTACGCCCGGTTATTCCGATTATTATGTATCATCATGAAAAATATAACGGAACAGGTTATCCGTCGCGCCTCAAAGGAAACCAGATTCCGCTTGGGGCCCGCATTATGGCGGTAGCCGATGCTTTTGAAGCCATGGTTTACGGACGGCCTTACCGGCAAAGAATGAACATCCAAGCGGCGATAAGGGAAATAAAGAAAAAGAGCGGAACGCAATTTGACCCTAAAATCGTTGATGCTTTTTTGAAGGTAATCAAAAAGTTTAACAAAAGAATCTACTTGAAACAGGATAACCCTAAGTTATAATATTAGGTTATGGCAGAAAAACAGGATTACTCGCAATCCGAACTTTTTACCCAGTCTTTAGATAACGGGCATTATAAGCCGCATATCCCAAAGAACCCTTTTTTTTTACGTATCCGAGGGTATGAAAAAGCTATGCTTTTGATAATGGGGCTGGTTTTAGTAAGCATTATTTCTTTTTCCATGGGAGTAGAAAACGGGAAAAGGGCGGCTTTTGCTAAAAACAGCGGGCAGGATCAAAACGGTTACACGATTCAGGTAGCATCTTTTAAAAACAAAGAACTTGCTTTGCGCTACGCCCAGTCATTAAAAAGTGACGGGTTGGCTCCGATGGTTTTTGCTAAAGGAAATTACATTATTTTGTGCGTAGGCAAATTTTCTAATCAAGAGAACGCGCAACCTTTACTCATTCAGCTGCAGAGGACCTACGCTGGTTGCCGCATAAGGAGGTTATAAAACATGTCAATACATCCGTCGTTAACTATTTCGGAAAAGGACAAAAAGGTCCGCTCAGTATTATCGCGCACCGAGCGCATAAGACAGATGCAGGAAAAGAGCAAATGGAAACAAGGGGATTCAGTCTACGGCTTACCGAAACTTAAAACCCTGAGGATTAAAATTAAAAAGGAGAAGGTCGAGAAAGCTGAGACTGCAGCAACTCCCGCAGCCGGAGGAGCAGCGCCGGCGGCAGGTGGCGGAACAAAAGAAGCTTCTAAGGCCGCTGCCCCTAAGGCCGCTGCTAAAGGACAGGAGAAAAAATGAGGATAGCCAAGCTAATATCCACTTTCCTGATGGTAAGTTTGATTTTCTGCGCGCCTGTTTTTGCAGCTGCCTTTAGCGGGCAAATCAATGCGGACAATATAAACGCGCGGGTAGACGCGACAGTAGGTTCGGCTGTGATTTGCAGCCTTCCCAAAGGCCAATTGGTTGAAGTCGTCTCAGAAGCTTATGATTGGTACAAGATCCGCCTGCCGAAAGAAGCGCCATCATATGTAAAAAAAGATCTGGTCGAATGTATCAATCCCGATCCTGTAACCAGCCCGGGAAAATGCCTTACTGCCAAGGTAATTAAAGACCGGATAAATATCCGGCTGGGGCCCAGTGAATCCACCTGGATCCTGGGGAAAGCGGATAAACTGACCGTAGTTAATATTTTGGCTCAAGAAAGCGGCTGGTATAAAATCCAGCCGATTTATCAAAGCTATGGCTGGGTAAATAAAAAATTTATCAGCAAAGAAATAACGCTGCCTAAAAAGCAAAAAGCTGCGGAATTATCTGCCAAAGATATTCCATCCCATGGGGATCTTCTGGTTGTCGAAGGCACGGTTACTCCATATGGGGTAATTTTATGGCGCAAGGCAACGCATAAATTGGTTACTTCCGATAACAAGATTTATTTCCTAAAGGGTAACCGTAAAAGCTTAGACAGCCTTAATTATCATAAGGTTAAAGTTACCGGAAAACTGATTAGCCCGGCCGCAAGCAAATACCCGATTATCCAGATCGACATTATCGAGGCATTAAGTTGAGTTTTTTAAGCCTGATTATCTCTTTTATCATATCCTTCGCGCTTTTGTTAATCGCGATGACTGTGCATGAATTCGCCCACGGTCTGGTTGCCTATAAGCGCGGGGATTCTACGGCCAGGTTAAGCGGACGGCTGACCCTGAATCCGCTGGCCCATATCGATCCGTT
Proteins encoded:
- the amaP gene encoding alkaline shock response membrane anchor protein AmaP — protein: MRFFSVLGIVFYAVIIIGIGLAMIVFSLNLLLPQDINNLLIFAQSSQNSRIIIGFSGALLILISFSFAQIILGKFQRERTIAFATSSGQVTISLSAVEDLIRRLSGIIPEVKELRPNVVANKKGIIVDMRVVLRSEANIPELTSRLQDITKSKIQEVLGVEEQIIIRIHVAKIVHDEKDNRKKKDFEKDDYSTIPFSGYGRV
- the thiE gene encoding thiamine phosphate synthase is translated as MKLKKSLLKTSRLYLILDRSTIGNCSLKNICSIVSSRYVDVVQLRDKKSAKSDVLDLAIKLSKWLKNRPQSRGLATDSQSQLFIVNDYVDVAVASGADGLHLGQNDLSLKQARKILGKDRIIGISCHNLSQALRAQNEGADYLGIGPIFATATKPEYKPIGLEVLGKLKDKIKIPYFAIGDIHAGNIKEITASGARRVAVCRAILKADNPKEAVRQLYKILK
- a CDS encoding thiamine-phosphate pyrophosphorylase — translated: MAAKDFTKSKHKVLNIYRIIDANLNRVKEGLRVCEEITRFILDDQKLSALFKKVRHQIDTLARKIYPASLLLRERRSNGDVGRFNSYGEFKRNNCKDIFWANIQRIKESLRVLEEFSKLVDVKTSASFKQLRYKVYEIEKKSFKNIAALPDSR
- the rfaE2 gene encoding D-glycero-beta-D-manno-heptose 1-phosphate adenylyltransferase, which produces MPGTKIIPLSSLIRKVKALKQKGKRIVFTNGCFDILHFGHVKYLQDAKAKGDYLVVAVNSDSSIKKIKAKNRPVIGQNDRLKTIAALASVDFVVLFNEDNPLKLIKALSPDILIKGADWSKEKIVGADFVESYGGKAATVNLVKGRSTSAIIEKIVRDFAKK
- a CDS encoding Asp23/Gls24 family envelope stress response protein; this translates as MDRDESRNELGLVKIHKNVISSISSIAAMEIEGVKSVSKDLKSGLLEFFGQKYFSAIKVDISKNEEVKVEIPLVIKYGYNIPDVASRVQENVHQALEKMSNLSIKDININVRGIERG
- a CDS encoding 6-phosphofructokinase is translated as MARIGILTGGGDCPGLNPVIRAVVRKGLLEGYEIVGIKNGWKGLVENDTLRLDINAVSGILPKGGTILGTSRTNPYKKEGDLQKVKDNFKKMGLDALVAVGGEDTLGVASKLVKDGLPNIVGVPKTIDNDLSATDYTFGFDTALNVAMECIDRLHTTAESHHRIMVAEVMGRHAGWIALEAGIAGGADVILIPEIPIDLDEVCNVIEKRHARGKTFSIVVVSEGAQFKDGSMVTQEKKLDAFGHVRLGGIGEELAAQIEKKTGYETRVSVLGHIQRGGSPTAFDRVLGTRLGVKAVELIKNKKFGKMVALAGIKIIDVPLEEAVKALKTVDMELYDIAKVFFG
- a CDS encoding ATP-binding protein codes for the protein MIKEKFFDRKNYIQILEKRISSLKEGYRQNIAIIGEENVGKTSIVSKFLANYYDPRIITVFLEVRPESLDGFVKRFIGALLYNFLLNSGLTLEEDLDYLINKSSKYIPGTTQKINSILNDLLKRRKTNIITELFSLPESINQETGKFTVLFLDEFHNLESTGVKNLYRQWSKLLIVQKNTLYCLTSSMMFKTRVILSKQLSLLFGNFEIVTVEPFDIHTSHRYLDQHLPALKANPGLKDFIINFTGGYPLYLELIADALSKADTSVGLPDILEDLLFNSSGILNQRFSNYIKRFLDVPACNDYISILYLIASGRNRIKDIAHILHKQKKELTARINYLLELDAITRSADFLKVSDRLFAYWMRFVYQEKMRSLSFDAKNQKEKFRDNIQELIQEFSSQSVKPLANRVSELLQLFEDDLMQIERKKVRLNHFREVKPLVFNHRFLKEGLLGRSSDSLWIMAIKSDALTEQDITEFAKECKRYHHKSQRKIMVTLKEVDPNARLRALEEKIWTWDLNNLNQILDLFSKPRVIA
- a CDS encoding D-sedoheptulose 7-phosphate isomerase; translation: MRERIKDILLESIQVKEEILRNQVDSILQIAVLMIDCLKKDGKVIVFGNGGSASDSQHIAAELVGRFKKDRSALAGIALTTNTSILTSLANDYGYDVVFSRQVEALGKKNDVVLGISTSGKAKSVALGIKQAKKMGIKTVALSGGDGGDIVKLADVSLVVPSKVTARIQEAHITIAHIICEMIEQELCQEQK
- a CDS encoding LysM peptidoglycan-binding domain-containing M23 family metallopeptidase → MKNIILIFLVLLIAGCASVPPYTGPALPPLAQGVSGIAHRVEAGQTLWKISKLYDVDMDDILRINHLSEDAAIETGQVLLIPNRSRPQNFAVRSSGDDFIWPLKGRVIAGFGSNYRNLINKGINIQASMGEDILATRSGRVVFYADHFGNFGKTIIIDHGDGLRSIYSRVLQVLVRPGDNVQKGALIGRIGTSARDRNIYLHFEIRKRALAQNPLFYLP
- the thiC gene encoding phosphomethylpyrimidine synthase ThiC, producing the protein MTQLEFAKKNIVTPLMRRVASLEGLHPSLLTRLMREGKAVIPLNINHKIKKPCAIGSSLSTKVNANIGTSTDESRISDEIEKLKVAINHGADALMDLSVGGDLDKLRRQVLKHSSVPVGTVPVYEVAVRAQEKKGNFLKFGADDVLAVLDRQAKQGVDFFTVHSGVTTNTLKVLEKNKRLMGVVSRGGAIIASWIKYHKEENPFYAHFDRILDIAYKYDVTLSLGDGLRPGSILDATDKAQIAELKILGSLAKRAWNRGIQVMIEGPGHVPMDQIEKNIALEKKFCHGAPFYVLGPLVTDIAPGYDHITSAIGGAMAASFGADFLCYVTPAEHLRHPTASDVAEGVIASRIAAHAGDLVKRRKIALKWDRNISIARKARDWKKQIRLAINPHKAKEYRLSSKPKLSKVCTMCGKYCSIKLMDDCTRV